A window from Zingiber officinale cultivar Zhangliang chromosome 7A, Zo_v1.1, whole genome shotgun sequence encodes these proteins:
- the LOC122001658 gene encoding probable LRR receptor-like serine/threonine-protein kinase At5g59680 isoform X1 produces the protein MHTGCNPPIVHRDVKSANILLGADLEAKITDFGISRTWNENATSVTTAVVGTPGYLDPEYLCTCRVSKATDVYSFGIVLLEMITGQPPIISGSEVQHIVGWISQRVAGEAHFVDTSMNECYDTSSMRKVLQLALSCTDSSASRRPQMAEVAIQLKEIIEIKPLDDMENKEVEEAFVTSIAQADRPLCMHQLSANLFTSWTENTPGRRFWRCKNWKMAGDCGYFKWHDPVQEGVTIEKMDFIINQRDDLGEEINMMVEESATLLSRLKVLEEKIVECKRTKQTLEMKLESMEILEVDGPPVDSPKIWKRKRKELYDD, from the exons ATGCACACGGGATGCAACCCACCAATAGTTCATAGGGATGTGAAGAGCGCAAACATTCTCTTGGGTGCAGATTTAGAGGCTAAAATAACAGATTTTGGAATTTCCAGGACTTGGAATGAGAATGCCACTAGTGTAACCACAGCAGTGGTTGGGACGCCTGGGTATCTTGATCCAGA GTATCTTTGTACTTGCCGCGTCAGTAAAGCAACTGATGTTTATAGCTTTGGGATAGTCCTTCTGGAAATGATTACTGGCCAACCTCCGATAATTTCTGGCTCAGAAGTGCAACACATTGTCGGATGGATATCACAGAGAGTTGCCGGTGAAGCACATTTTGTTGATACAAGTATGAATGAATGCTATGACACTAGCTCTATGCGGAAGGTTCTTCAACTAGCATTGAGTTGCACAGACTCATCAGCTAGTAGGAGACCTCAAATGGCGGAAGTAGCAATCCAACTTAAAGAGATCATTGAAATCAAGCCCTTGGATG ATATGGAAAATAAAGAAGTGGAAGAAGCATTTGTAACCTCAATTGCTCAAGCTGATCGCCCCTTATGCATGCATCAACTGTCGGCCAACTTGTTCACATCATGGACAGAAAATACCCCTGGTAGAAGGTTTTGGCGATGCAAAAATTGGAAA ATGGCAGGCGATTGTGGTTATTTCAAATGGCATGACCCAGTGCAGGAAGGTGTCACGATAGAAAAAATGGATTTCATAATCAACCAAAGGGATGACCTAGGTGAGGAGATAAATATGATGGTTGAAGAGAGCGCAACTCTTTTGAGCAGGTTGAAAGTTTTGGAAGAAAAAATTGTTGAATGTAAAAGGACTAAACAGACACTAGAAATGAAGTTGGAGAGTATGGAAATTTTAGAGGTGGATGGCCCTCCCGTTGATTCGCCTAAAATTTGGAAGCGCAAGCGCAAGGAGCTCTACGACGACTAG
- the LOC122001658 gene encoding probable leucine-rich repeat receptor-like protein kinase At2g28990 isoform X2, translated as MATISDVTTVVSLIVKVIKAATNAQMMKKEFKELADYLELVGRQLEILDDSVLDTAAMEAFQKMEEVLFQCYNLADSCQQRSTFYLVFNGKRIQSQLKGAQETIAKYSTLIPLIHFTQVFRRFKDEDTKINVNWHEHASDESDIPGLVAERIAKFTNSRFQSDAHLFTYEQIVKMTHNFKMVIGKGGFGTVYYGLLEDGTNVAIKLQRHSSQQSDKEFFAELRSLTQVHHKNLISLIGYCKDGSNLAIVYEYMPRGNLQDHLRGKTGFLR; from the exons ATGGCGACTATAAGTGATGTGACCACGGTAGTTTCCTTGATTGTTAAAGTTATAAAGGCAGCTACTAATGCACAAATGATGAAGAAGGAATTTAAAGAGTTAGCAGACTACCTAGAATTGGTAGGAAGACAGTTGGAGATACTTGATGACAGTGTGCTTGATACTGCTGCCATGGAAGCATTTCAAAAGATGGAGGAGGTTTTGTTTCAGTGCTATAATCTCGCTGATAGTTGCCAGCAACGAAGCACTTTCTACTTAGTGTTCAATGGTAAGAGAATTCAGAGTCAACTTAAAGGGGCACAGGAAACAATAGCAAAATACTCGACGCTTATTCCACTCATCCATTTCACACAAGTTTTTAGGCGGTTTAAG GATGAAGATACAAAAATAAATGTGAATTGGCACGAACATGCTAGTGATGAATCAGACATTCCAG GTTTGGTTGCAGAAAGAATTGCCAAATTTACGAACAGTAGATTTCAAAGTGATGCTCACTTGTTCACCTATGAACAAATAGTAAAAATGACACACAACTTTAAGATGGTCATTGGCAAAGGAGGATTCGGAACAGTCTATTATGGACTTTTGGAAGATGGCACTAATGTTGCAATCAAGTTACAGAGACACTCATCACAACAGAGTGACAAGGAGTTCTTCGCCGAG TTGAGGAGCCTAACACAAGTTCACCACAAGAATCTAATTTCTTTAATTGGCTACTGCAAGGATGGAAGTAACCTTGCTATTGTCTATGAGTACATGCCTCGAGGAAACCTTCAAGACCATCTTAGAG GTAAAACTGGTTTCCTGCGTTGA
- the LOC122001658 gene encoding cell number regulator 13-like isoform X3 produces the protein MATISDVTTVVSLIVKVIKAATNAQMMKKEFKELADYLELVGRQLEILDDSVLDTAAMEAFQKMEEVLFQCYNLADSCQQRSTFYLVFNGKRIQSQLKGAQETIAKYSTLIPLIHFTQVFRRFKDEDTKINVNWHEHASDESDIPGLVAERIAKFTNSRFQSDAHLFTYEQIVKMTHNFKMVIGKGGFGTVYYGLLEDGTNVAIKLQRHSSQQSDKEFFAEKSSNQIRR, from the exons ATGGCGACTATAAGTGATGTGACCACGGTAGTTTCCTTGATTGTTAAAGTTATAAAGGCAGCTACTAATGCACAAATGATGAAGAAGGAATTTAAAGAGTTAGCAGACTACCTAGAATTGGTAGGAAGACAGTTGGAGATACTTGATGACAGTGTGCTTGATACTGCTGCCATGGAAGCATTTCAAAAGATGGAGGAGGTTTTGTTTCAGTGCTATAATCTCGCTGATAGTTGCCAGCAACGAAGCACTTTCTACTTAGTGTTCAATGGTAAGAGAATTCAGAGTCAACTTAAAGGGGCACAGGAAACAATAGCAAAATACTCGACGCTTATTCCACTCATCCATTTCACACAAGTTTTTAGGCGGTTTAAG GATGAAGATACAAAAATAAATGTGAATTGGCACGAACATGCTAGTGATGAATCAGACATTCCAG GTTTGGTTGCAGAAAGAATTGCCAAATTTACGAACAGTAGATTTCAAAGTGATGCTCACTTGTTCACCTATGAACAAATAGTAAAAATGACACACAACTTTAAGATGGTCATTGGCAAAGGAGGATTCGGAACAGTCTATTATGGACTTTTGGAAGATGGCACTAATGTTGCAATCAAGTTACAGAGACACTCATCACAACAGAGTGACAAGGAGTTCTTCGCCGAG AAATCTAGCAACCAAATTCGAAGATGA